In Nocardia asteroides, the following proteins share a genomic window:
- a CDS encoding TetR/AcrR family transcriptional regulator — MATQAKQRLLTTAEALFYAEGVRAVGVDRLLQESGVGRASFYRHFASKDDLVVAVLEDRDRRWLDWLRTCVESVEDPADRPLAVFTALAERFARNDFRGCAFINTMIEVADPTSPAHQVADRHKRRVITYLTELLTAANHPTPELLAPDLALLIDGAIVTAVRENSPAAATRAATIATRLLT; from the coding sequence ATGGCGACACAGGCCAAGCAACGGTTGCTCACCACCGCGGAAGCGCTGTTCTACGCCGAGGGCGTCCGCGCGGTCGGCGTAGACCGGTTACTCCAGGAGTCCGGCGTCGGCCGCGCCTCCTTCTACCGGCATTTCGCGAGCAAGGACGACCTCGTCGTCGCGGTCCTCGAAGACCGCGACCGCCGCTGGCTCGACTGGCTGCGCACGTGCGTCGAATCCGTCGAAGACCCCGCCGATCGCCCCCTGGCCGTCTTCACCGCCCTGGCGGAACGCTTCGCCCGCAACGACTTCCGCGGCTGCGCCTTCATCAACACCATGATCGAGGTAGCCGACCCCACCTCACCGGCCCACCAGGTGGCCGACCGCCACAAACGCCGCGTCATCACCTACCTCACCGAACTCCTCACCGCCGCGAACCACCCCACCCCCGAACTCCTCGCCCCCGACCTGGCCCTCCTCATCGACGGCGCCATAGTCACCGCCGTCCGCGAAAACTCCCCAGCCGCAGCCACCCGAGCCGCCACCATCGCCACCCGCCTATTGACCTGA
- a CDS encoding sterol desaturase family protein: protein MAREFVRHPSPWMIATVFVAALAGRIAVGDWQLTDALIPLIVIATFPLTEWIIHVTVLHWRPRHLGPLTIDSELARKHRAHHTDPRATPLVFIPPKSLTLTIVALVAIALLAFPRLSLGLTFLLTITTLGLLYEWTHYLIHTDYKPKHAPYRAVWRNHRHHHYKNEHYWFTVTTSGTADRLLGTAPDPATTPTSPTARHLHAG, encoded by the coding sequence ATGGCGCGCGAGTTCGTCCGGCATCCCTCGCCGTGGATGATCGCCACCGTGTTCGTCGCCGCCCTGGCGGGACGGATCGCGGTCGGCGACTGGCAGCTCACCGACGCCCTGATCCCGCTGATCGTGATCGCGACCTTCCCGCTGACCGAGTGGATCATCCACGTCACGGTGCTGCACTGGCGCCCACGCCACCTCGGCCCGCTCACCATCGACAGCGAACTGGCACGCAAACACCGTGCGCACCACACGGATCCGCGCGCCACCCCCCTCGTGTTCATCCCCCCGAAGTCGCTCACGCTCACCATCGTCGCCCTGGTCGCCATCGCCCTGCTGGCCTTCCCCCGCCTGAGCCTCGGCCTCACCTTCCTGCTGACGATCACCACCCTCGGCCTCCTGTACGAGTGGACCCACTACCTCATCCACACCGACTACAAGCCCAAGCACGCCCCGTACCGCGCGGTCTGGCGCAACCACCGCCACCACCACTACAAGAACGAGCACTACTGGTTCACCGTCACCACCTCCGGCACCGCCGACCGCCTCCTCGGCACCGCCCCCGACCCGGCAACCACCCCCACCTCCCCCACCGCCCGCCACCTCCACGCGGGGTGA
- a CDS encoding FadR/GntR family transcriptional regulator, which translates to MAWTPVVKRSVSGDVFEQIANEVLGGELAAGSTLPSERQLAEALGVSRPAVREALQRLAAAGLVSVRQGEATTVLDYRRSAGLEVLPRLLLRGDTIDPAVARSILEARLHNGPKIAELAAARVRRSSTEVDDVLHLLHESVDSLVAESDPLTQQRIALEFWDHVLDLADSIAFRLMFSMLRAAYEPALAALAPIMSAEVGNGDAYRDLAAAIAAGEPDRAAESARALLGPATTALIHALDGA; encoded by the coding sequence ATGGCATGGACTCCCGTGGTGAAGCGCTCGGTTTCCGGTGATGTGTTCGAACAGATCGCCAACGAGGTGCTGGGCGGGGAGCTGGCCGCCGGGAGCACGTTGCCGAGTGAGCGGCAGCTGGCGGAGGCACTGGGGGTTTCGCGGCCCGCGGTGCGCGAGGCTCTGCAGCGGCTGGCCGCGGCGGGGCTGGTGTCGGTGCGGCAGGGCGAGGCCACCACGGTCCTCGACTATCGCCGCAGCGCCGGGCTCGAGGTGCTGCCCCGGCTACTGCTGCGCGGGGACACCATCGATCCGGCTGTCGCCCGGAGCATCCTCGAGGCGCGGCTGCACAACGGGCCGAAGATCGCCGAACTGGCGGCGGCCCGGGTGCGCCGGAGCTCGACGGAGGTCGACGACGTACTGCACCTCCTGCACGAATCCGTGGATTCCCTTGTCGCCGAGTCCGACCCGCTCACCCAGCAGCGGATCGCGCTCGAATTCTGGGACCACGTGCTCGATCTCGCCGATTCCATCGCGTTCCGGCTGATGTTTTCCATGCTTCGCGCCGCCTACGAACCAGCGCTGGCGGCGCTCGCGCCGATCATGTCCGCCGAGGTGGGCAATGGTGACGCGTATCGAGACCTGGCCGCCGCGATCGCCGCGGGCGAGCCGGACCGGGCCGCCGAGTCCGCGCGAGCACTGCTCGGGCCGGCGACCACCGCTCTCATCCACGCCCTCGACGGGGCGTGA
- a CDS encoding ABC transporter family substrate-binding protein gives MRMRSMTTRLAIPLVIVGLIATGCGSGGDTSSTGEAALGTTNDINPKDVSELRDGGNLRLAIPSLPENWNALHTDGNDAQIAAVLRPTMPRAFTTDAAAELTVNSDYFTSIEMTSTEPQQITYTINPKAVWSDGSPITWEDISSQANALSGKDKNYLIAISNGFDRVAKVERGVDDRQAIITFDKHYADWRGQFAGNSFLYPKSITSSPEAFSSLADGPGLSAGPFKVQSIDRGQGRIVLDRNPLWWGETPKLDTITYSVLDDAATLPALQNNEIDAVGLADINDMQTARSTPGIVIRRAPGNQWSHLTFNGAPGSILAEPGVRVAISKAIDRQGIANAIQNGLVQDPKPLNNHIFLAGQKGYQDNSLGFDPTAAAAELDALGWKLNGEVREKDGRKLEIRDVMYNADTWVSIAQIIQQNLAQIGVKLNIETKPGAGFFTENIHPGNFDVGQWSWVGDPFPLGSLPQIYGLYPGDVQGNYGRIGSPELNDLIEQTISELDPAKAVELANQVDRKVFEEGHSLPLMQSPGNVAVRDNLANYGAAGLASYDYTKIGFVK, from the coding sequence TTGCGAATGCGTTCGATGACCACACGGCTGGCGATACCACTGGTAATCGTCGGACTGATCGCTACCGGGTGCGGCTCGGGCGGGGACACCTCGTCGACCGGTGAGGCGGCCTTGGGCACGACCAACGACATCAATCCGAAGGATGTCAGCGAGCTCAGGGACGGCGGAAACCTGCGCCTGGCCATCCCGTCACTGCCGGAGAACTGGAACGCCCTGCACACCGACGGGAACGACGCGCAGATCGCGGCGGTCCTGCGGCCCACCATGCCGCGCGCGTTCACCACCGACGCGGCGGCCGAGCTGACGGTCAATTCCGATTACTTCACGAGTATCGAGATGACCTCGACGGAGCCGCAGCAGATCACCTACACGATCAATCCGAAGGCGGTGTGGTCGGACGGTTCGCCCATCACCTGGGAGGACATCAGTTCGCAGGCCAACGCGCTCAGCGGCAAGGACAAGAACTACCTGATCGCCATTTCCAACGGTTTCGATCGGGTGGCGAAGGTCGAGCGCGGCGTGGACGACCGCCAGGCGATCATCACCTTCGACAAGCACTATGCCGATTGGCGCGGCCAGTTCGCCGGAAACAGTTTCCTGTACCCGAAGTCGATCACCAGCAGCCCCGAGGCGTTCAGCAGCTTGGCCGACGGGCCCGGTCTGTCGGCCGGACCCTTCAAGGTGCAGTCCATCGATCGCGGACAGGGCCGTATCGTCCTGGACCGTAATCCGCTGTGGTGGGGCGAGACGCCCAAGCTCGACACCATCACCTACAGCGTGCTCGACGACGCGGCGACGCTGCCCGCTCTGCAGAACAACGAGATCGACGCGGTCGGGCTCGCCGATATCAACGACATGCAGACCGCCCGCAGCACGCCGGGCATCGTCATCCGCCGCGCGCCCGGTAATCAATGGTCCCATCTGACTTTCAACGGGGCGCCGGGTTCCATTCTGGCGGAGCCGGGTGTGCGCGTCGCGATCTCGAAGGCGATCGACCGGCAGGGGATCGCCAACGCGATTCAGAACGGCCTGGTCCAGGATCCGAAACCGCTCAACAATCACATTTTCCTCGCCGGGCAGAAGGGCTACCAGGACAACAGTCTCGGTTTCGATCCCACCGCGGCGGCCGCCGAGCTCGACGCGCTGGGCTGGAAACTCAACGGCGAAGTGCGAGAGAAGGACGGGCGCAAACTCGAGATCCGCGACGTGATGTACAACGCCGACACCTGGGTCAGCATCGCGCAGATCATTCAGCAGAATCTCGCGCAGATCGGCGTCAAGCTGAACATCGAGACCAAACCGGGTGCGGGTTTCTTCACCGAGAACATCCATCCGGGCAATTTCGATGTGGGGCAGTGGAGTTGGGTCGGCGATCCGTTCCCGCTGGGCAGCCTTCCGCAGATCTACGGCCTCTACCCCGGCGACGTCCAGGGCAATTACGGCCGGATCGGTTCGCCCGAACTCAACGACCTCATCGAACAGACCATTTCCGAACTCGATCCGGCCAAGGCCGTCGAGCTGGCCAACCAGGTCGACCGGAAGGTCTTCGAAGAGGGGCATTCGCTGCCGCTGATGCAGTCGCCCGGCAACGTGGCGGTGCGCGACAACCTCGCCAATTACGGCGCCGCCGGACTGGCCTCCTACGACTACACCAAGATCGGTTTCGTGAAGTAG
- a CDS encoding ABC transporter family substrate-binding protein encodes MTTATYVSRLRRVGFRVAAPAVALSLVLGGCGSNSTVESQSSAIGAINDINPQERDALREGGNLRLSLTSFPETFNSLHVDSDGEVSDVTGWTLPGSINSDAAGNLTIDHNYYTDVQLTNTNPQQIVYTINPKAVWSDGSPITWEDLRAQAAVMSGRDPAFKISHDQGYSSVEKVERGVDDRQAIVTFAEHYAEWKGLFNPLYPRQLSASTQSFDDLYRSEMPLSSGPFIITSIDRAQQRIVLSRNPKWWGDATKLDTVTYSVLADEARLTALQNNELDAAGLSGIDEVTTATGTPGIKVRRAPANRFSHFTFNGAPGSLLSDPKLRIAISKGIDRQAIATATQQGIVTDPKPLNNHLFLVGQKGYQDNAESVSYDPAEAARMLDELGWKLNGDVREKDGRKLEIRDVMYQADTWTQMAQIAQQNLAAIGVKLKIETYPGSGLFTDVIDPGNFDIAQFVWSKSIFPLGALPQIYAYDPANPLSNKGRIGSPELNALIEEVIAELDPEKAIELANKADRMIFEEGFSLPIVQSAGTVAVRDTLANYGAPGLASYDYTKVGFVK; translated from the coding sequence ATGACCACTGCTACCTATGTCTCCCGGCTACGCCGGGTCGGCTTCCGCGTCGCGGCGCCCGCCGTCGCGTTGAGTTTGGTGTTGGGTGGTTGTGGATCCAACTCCACGGTGGAGTCGCAATCGAGCGCGATCGGCGCGATCAACGACATCAATCCGCAGGAGCGGGACGCGCTGCGGGAGGGCGGGAATCTGCGCCTGTCGCTGACCAGCTTCCCCGAGACCTTCAACAGCCTGCACGTCGACTCCGACGGTGAGGTCAGTGATGTCACCGGCTGGACGCTGCCCGGCTCGATCAACTCCGACGCCGCGGGCAATCTCACGATCGACCACAACTACTACACCGACGTCCAGCTGACGAACACCAACCCGCAGCAGATCGTCTACACGATCAACCCGAAGGCCGTGTGGTCCGACGGCTCCCCCATCACCTGGGAGGACCTGCGCGCGCAGGCCGCCGTGATGAGCGGTCGCGACCCGGCGTTCAAGATCAGCCACGACCAGGGTTACAGCAGTGTCGAGAAGGTCGAGCGCGGCGTCGACGACCGGCAGGCGATCGTGACGTTCGCCGAGCACTACGCGGAGTGGAAGGGCCTGTTCAATCCGCTGTATCCGCGTCAGCTGTCCGCGTCGACCCAGTCGTTCGACGACCTGTACCGCAGCGAGATGCCGCTGTCGTCGGGCCCGTTCATCATCACCTCGATCGACCGCGCCCAGCAGCGCATCGTGCTCAGCCGCAACCCGAAGTGGTGGGGTGACGCCACGAAGCTGGACACGGTCACCTACAGCGTCCTGGCCGACGAGGCCCGCCTGACCGCCCTGCAGAACAACGAACTCGACGCGGCAGGACTCAGCGGAATCGACGAGGTCACGACCGCGACCGGGACGCCGGGAATCAAGGTTCGCCGCGCTCCGGCGAACAGGTTCTCGCACTTCACCTTCAACGGCGCACCCGGCTCGCTCCTGTCCGATCCGAAGCTGCGCATCGCCATCTCCAAGGGCATCGACCGCCAGGCCATCGCCACCGCGACCCAGCAGGGCATCGTCACCGATCCCAAACCGCTGAACAACCATCTGTTCCTCGTCGGCCAGAAGGGTTACCAGGACAACGCCGAGTCGGTGTCCTACGACCCGGCCGAGGCCGCCCGCATGCTCGACGAGCTCGGCTGGAAGCTCAACGGTGACGTCCGGGAGAAGGACGGCCGCAAGCTCGAGATCCGCGACGTGATGTACCAGGCCGACACCTGGACCCAGATGGCCCAGATCGCCCAGCAGAATCTGGCGGCCATCGGCGTGAAGCTGAAAATCGAGACCTACCCGGGCAGTGGCCTTTTCACCGACGTGATCGACCCGGGCAATTTCGATATCGCCCAATTCGTCTGGTCCAAGAGCATTTTCCCGCTCGGCGCGCTGCCCCAGATCTACGCCTACGATCCGGCGAATCCGCTGAGCAACAAGGGCCGGATCGGTTCGCCGGAATTGAACGCCCTGATCGAAGAGGTGATCGCCGAGCTCGATCCGGAGAAGGCGATCGAATTGGCGAACAAGGCCGACCGGATGATCTTCGAGGAAGGTTTCTCCCTGCCCATCGTCCAGTCCGCGGGTACGGTCGCGGTGCGGGACACCCTGGCCAACTACGGTGCGCCTGGTTTGGCGTCGTACGACTACACGAAGGTGGGTTTCGTCAAGTAG
- a CDS encoding ABC transporter family substrate-binding protein: protein MRSRAMQARRGARLRCAAVVVAAGMIVAGCGSGDESAAGLTDALGTTSDINPVERSQLREGGNLRLATTSYPANWNTLSNDGNDGEIADILRPMMPRSFEIDAAGKLSVDTDYFTDVALTGTDPMKVTYTINPKAVWSDGSPITWEDIAAQANALSGRDKRYLIAITNGFEFVEKVERGVDDRQAVLTFHTPFADWRGQFAGNSSLYPKSVTSTPEAFNTSLVDAIALTAGPFLVTGTDRGQGRITLGHNPKWWGEKPVLDTITYSVLDHSAWVQALQNNELDLVRLTTIDDVKTVRGTEGLVVRRAPGNRWRHITFNGAPGSILADPAVRVAISKAIDRQGIVTAIQNGLVENPAPLNNHVFLQGQQGYQDNSLGFDPEAAARELDALGWVRTGDVREKDGRKLVIRDVMYNDPTWVQIAQIVQQNLAAIGVGLTIDTKPSAGYFTDVIQPGDFDAAQFIFQGDPFPLSSIRQIYYYDPADLQGNFGRIGSPELNALIERTLTELDPQKSVDLANQVDRMVFEEGHSLPLMQSDGSFGARATLANIGSPGLASYDYTKIGFTK, encoded by the coding sequence ATGAGATCCCGAGCAATGCAGGCCCGCCGTGGCGCGCGGCTGCGGTGCGCCGCCGTGGTGGTGGCCGCGGGGATGATCGTGGCGGGCTGTGGGTCCGGCGACGAATCGGCCGCCGGGCTCACCGACGCGCTCGGCACCACCAGCGACATCAACCCGGTGGAGCGCTCGCAGCTGCGCGAAGGCGGGAATCTGCGACTCGCCACCACCAGCTATCCGGCGAACTGGAACACGCTGTCCAACGACGGCAACGACGGCGAGATCGCCGACATCCTGCGCCCGATGATGCCGCGCTCGTTCGAGATCGACGCCGCGGGCAAGCTCAGCGTCGACACCGACTACTTCACCGACGTGGCCCTCACCGGCACCGATCCCATGAAGGTGACGTACACGATCAACCCGAAAGCGGTGTGGTCGGACGGTTCCCCCATCACCTGGGAGGACATCGCCGCCCAGGCCAACGCGCTCAGCGGCCGCGACAAGCGCTACCTGATCGCCATCACCAACGGCTTCGAGTTCGTCGAGAAGGTCGAACGCGGCGTCGACGACCGCCAGGCCGTGCTCACCTTCCACACCCCGTTCGCCGACTGGCGCGGCCAGTTCGCCGGCAACAGCTCGCTGTACCCGAAGTCGGTGACCAGCACGCCCGAAGCGTTCAACACCAGCCTCGTCGACGCCATCGCGCTCACCGCGGGCCCGTTCCTGGTCACCGGCACCGACCGCGGCCAAGGCCGGATCACGTTGGGCCACAACCCGAAATGGTGGGGCGAGAAGCCGGTCCTCGACACCATCACCTACAGCGTCCTCGACCACTCCGCCTGGGTGCAGGCCCTGCAGAACAACGAGCTCGACCTGGTCCGCCTGACCACCATCGACGACGTGAAGACCGTGCGCGGCACCGAGGGCCTCGTGGTGCGCCGCGCCCCCGGCAACCGCTGGCGCCACATCACCTTCAACGGCGCCCCCGGTTCGATCCTGGCCGACCCGGCGGTGCGCGTCGCCATCTCGAAGGCCATCGACCGGCAGGGCATCGTCACCGCGATCCAGAACGGCCTGGTCGAGAACCCGGCGCCGCTGAACAACCACGTCTTCCTGCAGGGCCAGCAGGGCTACCAGGACAACAGCCTCGGCTTCGACCCCGAGGCCGCCGCCCGCGAACTCGACGCGCTGGGCTGGGTCCGCACCGGCGACGTGCGCGAGAAGGACGGCCGCAAGCTGGTGATCCGCGACGTCATGTACAACGACCCCACCTGGGTCCAGATCGCGCAGATCGTCCAGCAGAACCTGGCCGCCATCGGCGTGGGCCTGACCATCGACACGAAACCGTCGGCGGGCTATTTCACCGACGTCATCCAGCCCGGAGATTTCGACGCCGCCCAGTTCATCTTCCAGGGCGACCCGTTCCCGCTGTCCAGCATCCGCCAGATCTACTACTACGACCCCGCCGACCTACAGGGCAATTTCGGCCGCATCGGCTCCCCCGAACTCAACGCCCTCATCGAACGCACCCTCACCGAACTCGACCCCCAGAAGTCCGTCGACCTGGCCAACCAGGTGGACCGCATGGTGTTCGAGGAAGGCCATTCCCTGCCGCTCATGCAGTCCGACGGCAGTTTCGGCGCCCGCGCCACCCTCGCCAATATCGGTTCGCCGGGATTGGCGTCGTACGACTACACGAAGATCGGATTCACGAAATGA
- a CDS encoding ABC transporter ATP-binding protein, translating to MTATTSTAPLLEVSDLRVSFPGEEGRVDAVRGVNYTVADGEVLAIVGESGSGKSVSSLAVIGLLPEQARVQGSIRLRGRELLGLGDKPMSQLRGSSISMVFQDPLSALTPVYRVGDQVAEALLAHGSMGRKEAGERAIELLELVGIPDARTRAKAFPHEFSGGMRQRVVIAMAIANDPALIICDEPTTALDVTVQKQILDLLRKARDITGAGVIMITHDMGIAATIADRVAVMYAGKVVETAPVAELFTAPRMPYTVGLLGSIPRMDGPPRSPLIPIVGTPPAMHALPQGCSFAPRCPVAIDDCTAAEPPLEKVAPRHSVACIRTAEIGSAQLFEAYRKEIPAPPTPESVDSDVVLRVTDLVKTFPLTSGVVLRRKTGEVRAVDGISFDVRAGRTLALVGESGSGKSTTLSQIMDLVRPQSGSIEVLGNDVATLTKARTREIRRKMQIVFQDPSASLDPRLPIFDALAEPLRIDGRSREEVNRRVPELLRQVGLRPEHAERYPADFSGGQKQRVSIARALALDPQLLVLDEPVSSLDVSIQAGVLNLLRDLQAERGLSYLFVSHDLSVVRNLAHDIAVMLRGKIVESGPAEQIFADPRHEYTRALIAAVPEPVVSG from the coding sequence ATGACCGCGACCACGTCCACCGCACCGCTGCTCGAAGTGAGCGACCTGCGGGTCTCGTTCCCCGGCGAGGAGGGCCGCGTCGACGCGGTGCGCGGGGTGAACTACACCGTCGCCGACGGCGAGGTGCTCGCCATCGTCGGCGAGTCGGGCTCCGGCAAGTCCGTGTCGTCGCTGGCGGTGATCGGTCTGCTGCCCGAGCAGGCGCGGGTGCAGGGTTCGATCCGGCTGCGCGGGCGCGAGCTGCTCGGCCTGGGCGACAAGCCGATGTCGCAACTGCGCGGCTCCTCGATCAGCATGGTCTTCCAGGACCCGCTCTCGGCGCTGACGCCGGTCTACCGGGTGGGTGACCAGGTGGCCGAGGCACTGCTCGCGCACGGCTCGATGGGCCGCAAGGAAGCGGGCGAGCGCGCGATCGAGCTGCTCGAACTGGTCGGCATCCCCGATGCCAGGACGCGCGCGAAGGCCTTCCCGCACGAGTTCTCCGGCGGCATGCGCCAGCGCGTGGTGATCGCGATGGCCATCGCCAACGATCCCGCCCTGATCATCTGCGACGAGCCGACCACCGCGCTCGACGTGACCGTGCAGAAACAGATCCTCGACCTGCTGCGCAAGGCCCGCGACATCACCGGCGCCGGCGTCATCATGATCACCCACGACATGGGCATCGCGGCGACGATCGCCGACCGGGTCGCGGTCATGTACGCGGGCAAGGTCGTGGAGACCGCGCCGGTCGCCGAGCTGTTCACCGCGCCGCGGATGCCGTACACGGTGGGCCTGCTCGGCTCCATCCCGCGCATGGACGGCCCGCCGCGCTCCCCGCTGATCCCCATCGTCGGCACGCCGCCCGCCATGCACGCGCTGCCGCAGGGGTGTTCGTTCGCGCCGCGCTGCCCGGTCGCGATCGACGACTGCACCGCCGCCGAACCGCCGCTGGAGAAGGTCGCGCCCCGGCATTCGGTGGCCTGCATCCGCACCGCGGAAATCGGTTCGGCCCAGCTGTTCGAGGCCTACCGCAAGGAGATCCCGGCGCCGCCGACGCCGGAGTCCGTCGACTCCGACGTGGTCCTGCGCGTCACCGACCTGGTGAAGACCTTCCCGCTCACCTCCGGTGTGGTGTTGCGCCGCAAGACCGGCGAGGTGCGCGCGGTCGACGGCATCAGCTTCGACGTGCGCGCGGGCCGGACGCTGGCGCTGGTCGGCGAGTCCGGGTCGGGCAAGTCGACGACCCTGTCGCAGATCATGGATCTGGTGCGGCCGCAGTCGGGCAGCATCGAGGTGCTCGGCAACGATGTCGCGACGCTCACCAAGGCCCGCACCCGCGAGATCCGCCGCAAGATGCAGATCGTGTTCCAGGATCCCAGCGCCTCGCTCGACCCGCGCCTGCCGATCTTCGACGCGCTGGCCGAGCCGCTGCGCATCGACGGCCGCTCGCGCGAGGAGGTCAACCGCCGGGTGCCCGAGCTGCTGCGCCAGGTGGGCCTGCGGCCCGAGCACGCCGAGCGCTACCCCGCCGACTTCTCCGGGGGCCAGAAGCAGCGCGTCAGCATCGCCCGCGCGCTGGCGCTGGATCCGCAGCTGCTGGTGCTGGACGAACCGGTGTCGTCGCTGGATGTGTCGATCCAGGCCGGCGTGCTGAATCTACTGCGTGACCTGCAGGCCGAGCGCGGGCTGTCGTACCTGTTCGTCTCGCACGACCTGTCGGTGGTGCGCAATCTCGCCCACGACATCGCGGTGATGCTGCGCGGCAAGATCGTCGAATCCGGCCCGGCGGAACAGATCTTCGCCGATCCTCGGCACGAGTACACCCGCGCGCTGATCGCGGCGGTCCCGGAACCCGTCGTCAGCGGCTGA
- a CDS encoding ABC transporter permease produces the protein MTETELIAVGAPESAAAGRSKLVWRRFLRNKPAVVGAVVLLLLLIASFALPPLLPWDYQQMDYKALLKPPSLEHPFGTTQIGQDVLAQTMRGLQKSLIIGFCVALFSSVIASTAGALAGLLGGWTDRAIMWLVDLLLVVPAFIIIALFAPRTKGSGSIVILIVLLSVFGWMIAARIIRGLTLSLRDREFVRAARYMGAPTHKVIISHIIPNIASILIIDTTLAVGAAISAETGLSFLGFGVQPPDVSLGSLIAAGTKSALTYPWLFLFAGGLLITIVLCANLVGDGLRDAFDPSARGARVARKEIAERKDQAQVKLKKAEKR, from the coding sequence ATGACCGAAACCGAACTCATCGCCGTCGGCGCGCCCGAGTCGGCCGCGGCGGGCCGCAGCAAGCTGGTCTGGCGCCGGTTCCTGCGCAACAAGCCCGCCGTCGTCGGCGCGGTGGTGTTGCTCCTGCTGCTGATCGCGAGTTTCGCGCTGCCGCCGCTGCTGCCGTGGGACTACCAGCAGATGGACTACAAGGCGCTGCTGAAACCGCCGAGCCTCGAGCATCCGTTCGGCACCACCCAGATCGGTCAGGACGTGCTCGCCCAGACCATGCGCGGCCTGCAGAAATCGCTGATCATCGGGTTCTGCGTCGCGTTGTTCTCCAGCGTCATCGCCTCCACGGCGGGCGCGCTGGCCGGCCTGCTCGGCGGCTGGACCGACCGGGCCATCATGTGGCTGGTCGACCTGCTGCTGGTGGTGCCCGCGTTCATCATCATCGCGCTGTTCGCGCCGCGCACCAAGGGCTCTGGCTCGATCGTCATCCTGATCGTCCTGCTCAGCGTGTTCGGCTGGATGATCGCCGCGCGCATCATCCGCGGTCTCACACTGAGCCTGCGTGATCGCGAATTCGTCCGCGCCGCACGGTATATGGGCGCGCCGACGCACAAGGTGATCATCAGTCACATCATCCCGAACATCGCCTCCATCCTGATCATCGACACCACGCTGGCCGTCGGCGCCGCGATCAGCGCCGAAACCGGGCTGAGCTTCCTCGGTTTCGGTGTGCAGCCGCCCGACGTGTCGCTGGGTTCGCTGATCGCGGCGGGCACCAAGTCGGCGCTGACCTACCCGTGGCTGTTCCTGTTCGCCGGTGGCCTGCTGATCACGATCGTGTTGTGCGCCAACCTCGTCGGCGACGGCCTGCGCGACGCCTTCGACCCGAGCGCGCGCGGTGCGCGGGTGGCGCGCAAGGAGATCGCCGAGCGCAAGGACCAGGCGCAGGTGAAGCTGAAGAAAGCCGAGAAGCGATGA
- a CDS encoding ABC transporter permease, whose product MTGFLLRRTLNYIVLLLLASFMTFSLASLTFNPLDSLEQRNPRPPQSVIDAKAEQLHLDEPIPQRYLTWLGGAVQGDFGTTLSGQPVSEELGRRVAVSLRLLILGSVIGTVLGVLIGAAGAIRQYKFSDYFTTILSLLIISTPVFLLATLLKYGALQINTATGTQIFLYTGETSANQVVGVWNQIVDRAQHLVLPTLVLVLGAAAGYSRYQRNAMLDVLQSDFIRTARSKGLSHRRALYKHGLRTALIPMATMFAYSLGALITGATFVEKIFGWHGVGEWFVDAINAQDLYIVVTVATFSGLVVLVSGLLSDIVLAFLDPRVRVS is encoded by the coding sequence ATGACCGGCTTCTTGTTGCGGCGCACGCTCAACTACATCGTGCTCCTGTTGCTGGCATCGTTCATGACGTTCAGCCTGGCCTCGCTCACGTTCAACCCGCTCGACAGTCTCGAGCAGCGCAATCCGCGCCCGCCGCAGTCGGTGATCGACGCCAAGGCGGAGCAACTGCACCTCGACGAACCGATCCCCCAGCGCTATCTCACCTGGCTCGGAGGTGCGGTGCAAGGGGATTTCGGGACCACGCTGTCCGGCCAGCCGGTAAGCGAGGAGCTGGGCAGGCGGGTCGCGGTGAGTCTGCGGCTGCTGATCCTGGGATCGGTCATCGGCACCGTGCTCGGTGTGCTGATCGGCGCGGCGGGGGCGATCCGGCAATACAAGTTCAGCGACTATTTCACGACGATCCTCTCGCTGCTGATCATCTCGACGCCGGTCTTCCTGCTCGCGACTCTGCTGAAATACGGTGCGCTGCAGATCAATACGGCAACCGGAACGCAGATCTTCCTCTACACCGGCGAGACCTCGGCCAATCAGGTCGTCGGCGTGTGGAACCAGATCGTCGACCGCGCACAGCATCTGGTGCTGCCGACGCTGGTGCTGGTGCTCGGCGCCGCCGCCGGTTACAGCCGCTACCAGCGCAACGCGATGCTCGACGTGCTGCAATCCGACTTCATCCGCACCGCCCGCTCGAAGGGCCTGAGCCACCGCCGCGCGCTGTACAAGCACGGCCTGCGCACCGCCCTGATCCCGATGGCGACGATGTTCGCCTACAGCCTCGGCGCGCTGATCACCGGCGCCACCTTCGTCGAGAAGATCTTCGGCTGGCACGGCGTCGGCGAGTGGTTCGTCGACGCGATCAACGCCCAGGACCTCTACATCGTGGTCACCGTCGCCACCTTCTCGGGCCTGGTGGTGCTGGTCTCCGGCCTGCTCTCCGACATCGTCCTGGCGTTTCTCGATCCGAGGGTGCGTGTGTCATGA